The proteins below are encoded in one region of Saccopteryx leptura isolate mSacLep1 chromosome 1, mSacLep1_pri_phased_curated, whole genome shotgun sequence:
- the GZMK gene encoding granzyme K, whose translation MVTFSSFSLLFLLSGACITPKCISMEVIGGRVVSPHSRPFMASLQYRGNHICGGVLIHPQWVLTAAHCHHRFTRGRFYKVVLGAHSLSKKEASKQIFEIIKFKPFSGFTSDPKSNDIMLVQLHTAAELNEYIQLLPPSTRNDIRAGTKCQVTGWGATNPELLNPSDTLREVTVTVISRQVCNSKIYYNHNPIITKSMVCAGDAQGQKDSCQGDSGGPLVCKGAFYGLVSGGHKCGEAKKPGIYIVFIQKFQAWIKKNLPLPPAH comes from the exons ATGGTTacgttttcttccttttctctgcttTTCCTACTATCTGGGGCTTGTATAACTCCAAAGT GTATCAGCATGGAGGTTATAGGAGGGAGAGTGGTGTCCCCTCACTCCAGGCCGTTTATGGCTTCCCTCCAGTACAGAGGCAATCACATTTGCGGAGGGGTCCTGATCCACCCGCAGTGGGTGCTGACTGCAGCCCACTGCCACCACCG GTTTACCAGAGGCCGGTTTTACAAAGTGGTTTTAGGAGcacactctctctcaaaaaaggagGCCTCCAAACAAATATTTGAGATTATAAAGTTCAAACCATTCTCAGGATTCACATCAGATCCCAAGTCAAATGATATTATGCTGGTCCAG CTTCACACGGCTGCAGAACTCAACGAGTACATCCAGCTGCTCCCACCGAGCACCAGAAATGACATCCGAGCCGGGACAAAATGCCAGGTCACTGGCTGGGGCGCCACGAACCCAGAACTGCTAAACCCCTCCGACACCCTGCGAGAAGTCACTGTCACTGTCATAAGTCGCCAAGTTTGCAATAgcaaaatttattacaaccacaACCCCATCATAACTAAAAGCATGGTGTGCGCGGGAGATGCCCAAGGCCAGAAGGATTCCTGCCAG gGTGATTCAGGGGGCCCGCTGGTCTGCAAAGGGGCCTTCTATGGCCTGGTCTCTGGAGGCCATAAATGTGGGGAGGCCAAGAAACCTGGAATTTACATCGTCTTCATCCAGAAATTCCAGGCTTGGATCAAAAAAAACCTTCCCCTACCTCCTGCACACTAA